In the Streptomyces sp. f51 genome, one interval contains:
- a CDS encoding TetR family transcriptional regulator, with protein MPRLTDARKELRRAQITEAAVRCFSRNGLERTSIADITAESGLSNGSIYAHYRSKADLVQASAHTVLTKRAEALGDYAASDTPPGPDELLARLIAAIDPAEARVGVQTWGEATTNPAVHGIVVDTIDRLRAMVHDCVAAHLVKVEHLDPAEAQEQVVPITDRVMALYLAELLHTALRTPTEETAS; from the coding sequence GTGCCGCGGCTCACCGACGCACGCAAGGAACTCCGGCGCGCCCAGATCACCGAGGCCGCCGTACGCTGCTTCAGCCGCAACGGCCTGGAGCGGACCTCGATCGCCGACATCACGGCCGAGTCCGGCCTCTCGAACGGCTCGATCTACGCCCACTACCGCAGCAAGGCCGACCTGGTCCAGGCCTCCGCCCACACGGTGCTCACCAAGCGCGCCGAAGCCCTCGGCGACTACGCCGCGAGCGACACCCCGCCCGGGCCCGACGAACTGCTCGCCCGCCTGATCGCCGCGATCGACCCCGCCGAGGCCCGCGTCGGCGTGCAGACCTGGGGCGAGGCGACCACCAACCCGGCCGTCCACGGCATCGTCGTCGACACGATCGACCGGCTGCGCGCCATGGTGCACGACTGCGTCGCGGCCCACCTGGTCAAGGTCGAGCACCTCGACCCGGCCGAGGCCCAGGAGCAGGTCGTCCCGATCACCGACCGGGTGATGGCGCTCTACCTGGCCGAACTGCTGCACACCGCCTTGCGAACACCGACCGAGGAGACAGCGTCATGA
- a CDS encoding aldo/keto reductase yields the protein MTTSNASLANRTVSRIGYGALQLERLHDRRGDAVALLRRAVELGVDHVDTAEFYGYGFANDVIREALRPEDGVLVVTKVGADPDPGGPLPLRLAQRPEQLRASVEDNLRSLGTDQLSVVNLRRLDSGPGLRPDGDQVVDLDDQLAVMTALRDEGKIGAIGLSSVTLDGLRRALPADIACVQNAYSLVSRDDEDLLRLCAAEGIAWVPFFPLGGAFPGMPKATDEPAVHAVAESLGVTPAQVGLAWLLHHAPHVLLIPGTADTAHLEANIAAGEITLDAATLATLDAIESRSNEVPID from the coding sequence ATGACCACCTCGAACGCTTCGTTGGCCAACCGCACCGTCTCCCGGATCGGCTACGGCGCCTTGCAGCTCGAGCGCCTGCACGACCGCCGCGGCGACGCCGTCGCGCTGCTGCGCCGCGCGGTCGAGCTGGGCGTCGACCACGTGGACACCGCCGAGTTCTACGGCTACGGATTCGCCAACGACGTGATCCGCGAGGCGCTGCGCCCCGAGGACGGCGTCCTGGTCGTCACGAAAGTCGGTGCCGATCCCGACCCGGGCGGGCCGCTGCCGCTGCGTCTGGCACAGCGGCCCGAACAGCTGCGCGCCAGCGTCGAGGACAACCTGCGAAGCCTCGGCACCGACCAGCTCTCGGTGGTCAACCTGCGCCGCCTCGACTCCGGCCCCGGCCTGCGCCCCGACGGCGACCAAGTCGTCGACCTCGACGACCAGCTCGCGGTGATGACCGCCCTGCGCGACGAGGGGAAGATCGGCGCGATCGGCCTGAGCAGCGTCACCCTCGACGGCCTGCGCCGCGCTCTTCCGGCGGACATCGCCTGCGTGCAGAACGCCTACAGCCTCGTCTCCCGCGACGACGAGGACCTGCTGCGGCTCTGCGCGGCCGAAGGCATCGCCTGGGTGCCGTTCTTCCCGCTGGGCGGTGCCTTCCCGGGCATGCCCAAAGCAACCGACGAGCCGGCGGTACACGCCGTGGCCGAGTCCCTGGGCGTCACGCCCGCCCAGGTCGGCCTCGCCTGGCTGCTGCACCACGCCCCGCACGTGCTGCTCATCCCCGGCACCGCCGACACCGCCCATCTGGAGGCCAACATCGCGGCCGGCGAGATCACCCTCGACGCCGCGACCCTCGCCACCCTCGATGCCATCGAGTCCCGTTCCAACGAAGTCCCCATCGACTGA
- a CDS encoding DUF4291 domain-containing protein, translated as MEEPLRRIRALHTASTITVYQAYRPEIGGPAARDGRFPAAWKPDRMTWIKPSFLWMMYRCGWGTKEGQETVLAVEITRDGFDWALSNACLSHYVRGLHPDRSAWQRDLKRAPARVQWDPERDLHLHALPHRSLQLGLSGEASSRYANEWTVSINDVTPLAHEIHTLVKDGQLDAAARLLPQEQGYPAGEELLAHLCP; from the coding sequence ATGGAAGAACCGCTCCGCAGGATTCGTGCGCTCCACACGGCGTCCACGATCACTGTCTATCAGGCGTACCGCCCGGAGATCGGCGGACCCGCCGCCCGCGACGGTCGTTTTCCCGCCGCGTGGAAGCCTGACCGAATGACGTGGATTAAGCCCAGTTTCCTGTGGATGATGTACCGCTGCGGCTGGGGAACGAAGGAGGGTCAGGAGACCGTCCTCGCCGTCGAGATCACCCGCGACGGCTTCGACTGGGCTCTGAGCAACGCGTGTCTGTCGCACTACGTGCGCGGACTGCATCCCGACCGCAGCGCCTGGCAGCGCGACCTCAAGCGCGCACCGGCCCGCGTCCAGTGGGATCCCGAACGCGATCTGCACCTGCATGCCCTGCCCCACCGCTCGCTCCAACTGGGGCTCTCCGGTGAGGCATCGTCGCGTTACGCGAACGAGTGGACCGTGTCCATCAACGATGTGACCCCGCTCGCTCATGAGATCCACACACTCGTCAAGGACGGCCAACTGGACGCAGCTGCCCGACTGCTCCCCCAGGAGCAGGGATACCCCGCCGGCGAAGAGCTACTGGCCCATCTGTGTCCCTGA
- a CDS encoding NADPH:quinone reductase produces the protein MMKAIVHRDNGGPEVLQLVDRDLPVPGPGEVRVRVAVSGVNPADWHARSGAAHAKLFAEITPHLDGAGVVDAVGEGVEQSRVGQRVWLYLAAAGRPTGTAAEYTVVPAELAVPLPDDAGFDLGASLGVPALTAHRALTVAEDGPRRLRPGALDGQVVLAAGGAGAVGHAVIQLARWAGATVISTVSGPEKARLATAAGAHHVINYREGDPATEIRKIAPDGVDIVAEVALGANLALDLAVLRTRGTIATYANDGGKPVELNVMQNMALNTRLQFLVLYTAGPEARAAAVEDVSAAVRDGALPVGEEHGLPLLRLPLHRTADAHRAVEGGAVGKVLVDITS, from the coding sequence ATGATGAAAGCCATCGTCCACCGCGACAACGGCGGCCCCGAGGTTCTTCAGCTGGTCGATCGTGACCTGCCTGTGCCCGGCCCCGGCGAGGTCCGTGTCCGGGTCGCCGTGTCCGGGGTCAACCCGGCCGACTGGCACGCCCGTTCAGGCGCCGCCCATGCCAAGCTGTTCGCCGAAATCACCCCGCACCTCGACGGTGCCGGCGTGGTCGACGCCGTGGGTGAGGGAGTCGAGCAGAGCCGGGTCGGCCAGCGGGTCTGGCTGTACCTGGCCGCCGCCGGGCGGCCCACCGGCACCGCCGCCGAGTACACCGTCGTACCCGCCGAGTTGGCCGTGCCACTGCCCGACGATGCCGGCTTCGACCTCGGTGCCTCACTCGGCGTTCCCGCGCTGACCGCTCATCGCGCGCTCACCGTCGCGGAGGACGGACCCCGCCGTCTCCGTCCCGGGGCGCTGGACGGCCAGGTCGTGCTCGCCGCGGGCGGGGCCGGGGCGGTCGGGCACGCGGTGATCCAGCTCGCCCGCTGGGCCGGCGCGACCGTGATCAGCACGGTCAGCGGACCGGAGAAGGCCCGGCTGGCCACCGCCGCCGGTGCCCACCACGTGATCAACTATCGCGAAGGCGACCCGGCCACCGAGATCCGCAAGATCGCCCCGGACGGCGTCGACATCGTCGCCGAGGTGGCGCTCGGCGCGAACCTCGCCCTGGACCTGGCCGTGCTGCGGACGCGCGGCACGATCGCCACCTACGCCAACGACGGCGGCAAGCCGGTCGAACTGAACGTGATGCAGAACATGGCGCTCAACACACGTCTTCAGTTCCTGGTGCTCTACACGGCCGGCCCGGAGGCACGCGCCGCGGCCGTCGAGGACGTCTCCGCAGCGGTCCGCGACGGCGCCCTGCCGGTCGGCGAAGAACACGGCCTGCCACTGCTCCGCCTCCCGCTCCACCGCACGGCCGACGCACACCGGGCAGTGGAAGGCGGAGCGGTCGGCAAAGTCCTGGTGGACATCACGTCCTGA
- a CDS encoding phosphotransferase, translated as MTSHDRIEDVRSVVAAHMRGCRIDSVVPLGEGLDNLAYEVNGELIVRFSKEPDPARRAALVGHEARVLAAVAGISPLPVPEPTFTVAELGCLAYYKLPGTPLLDMPQHQRSVHGPSIAATLGELLTALHAFPVDRLAGLVDADHQPLAEWSQEAREIYAAVAGQVPAAHRPAIEAFLDAAPPHDGYAPAFSHNDLGIEHVLIDPVTWTVTGIIDWSDAAVVDPAYDFGLLHRDLGPAAARAAISGYRTAVNDLAALGERAVFYARCSVFEDLAHGIETEQGTYVDKSLASMEWLFPS; from the coding sequence ATGACGTCCCACGACCGCATCGAAGACGTCCGTAGCGTCGTGGCTGCGCACATGCGCGGCTGTCGCATCGACTCCGTGGTGCCGCTTGGCGAGGGCCTGGACAACCTGGCCTACGAGGTCAACGGTGAGCTGATCGTGCGGTTCAGCAAGGAGCCCGACCCGGCACGGCGAGCCGCCCTGGTGGGACACGAGGCCCGCGTGCTCGCCGCCGTCGCCGGCATCTCGCCGCTGCCCGTCCCCGAACCGACGTTCACGGTCGCGGAGTTGGGATGTCTGGCCTACTACAAGCTCCCTGGCACGCCGCTGCTGGACATGCCGCAACACCAGCGATCGGTCCACGGCCCCTCGATCGCCGCCACGCTCGGCGAGCTGCTCACCGCGCTGCACGCTTTTCCGGTCGACAGGCTGGCCGGTCTGGTGGACGCGGACCACCAGCCCCTGGCCGAGTGGAGCCAAGAGGCCAGGGAGATCTACGCGGCGGTGGCCGGGCAGGTACCGGCGGCCCATCGCCCAGCCATCGAGGCGTTCTTGGATGCAGCACCACCGCACGATGGATATGCCCCGGCCTTCTCCCACAACGATCTGGGGATCGAACACGTTCTCATCGACCCGGTCACATGGACGGTGACGGGCATCATCGACTGGAGCGACGCGGCCGTGGTCGATCCGGCCTACGACTTCGGACTGCTCCACCGTGATCTCGGCCCCGCCGCCGCGCGCGCCGCCATCAGCGGCTATCGAACCGCCGTCAACGACCTCGCCGCTCTCGGCGAGCGTGCCGTGTTCTATGCCAGGTGCAGCGTCTTCGAGGACCTCGCACATGGCATCGAGACGGAACAAGGCACGTACGTCGACAAGAGCCTTGCCTCGATGGAGTGGCTGTTTCCGTCATAG